A single Anopheles arabiensis isolate DONGOLA chromosome 2, AaraD3, whole genome shotgun sequence DNA region contains:
- the LOC120894448 gene encoding protein stunted-like: MAAWRAAGLNYINFSNIAARMVRKALKPAFRADAARREESHIKMTKWKDGKSEKSATEA, from the coding sequence ATGGCCGCTTGGAGAGCTGCTGGATTGAATTACATCAACTTCTCCAACATTGCCGCCCGAATGGTGCGAAAAGCGTTGAAGCCAGCATTCCGGGCAGATGCCGCTCGACGGGAGGAATCGCACATCAAAATGACCAAGTGGAAGGATGGAAAGTCGGAGAAGTCGGCTACGGAGGCGTAG